A window of the Bdellovibrio sp. ZAP7 genome harbors these coding sequences:
- a CDS encoding quinone-dependent dihydroorotate dehydrogenase: MRPWLLLPPKLAHDINGYALPLLSYLHGKKTPHWNSFTWRNMTFPNPLGIAGGVDKDAEHLSDWWRLGCGFVEVGTVTPQPQAPNSGKIMDRDMKLTAMWNKMGFPSQGADEVFYNLASYAPNFRTPVFVNIGKNRQTPNHQAVNDYLELVDKFRPWADAFVVNISSPNTAGLRELQKKENLGALLKPILDRVSHFEPTPVLVKLSPDMGEEGLAEAVANCQEIGVDGFVLTNTTLMRPNGCRFPNEGGLSGAPLKNLSQRALQIAVETLGKKRQGMLLVSAGGVLTPEDVFERLQMGADLVQIYSALVFHGPSFFHDVAARRKNVGR, encoded by the coding sequence ATGCGTCCTTGGCTTTTGCTTCCTCCCAAACTCGCTCACGATATTAACGGTTACGCACTTCCATTACTTTCTTATCTTCACGGCAAAAAAACTCCCCATTGGAATTCCTTCACTTGGAGAAACATGACCTTTCCAAATCCCTTGGGAATTGCAGGTGGCGTGGATAAAGATGCGGAACATTTAAGTGACTGGTGGAGATTGGGATGTGGCTTCGTCGAAGTCGGAACCGTCACTCCTCAGCCGCAAGCTCCGAATTCAGGGAAAATCATGGATCGCGATATGAAGCTGACCGCCATGTGGAATAAAATGGGCTTTCCCAGCCAGGGAGCAGACGAAGTATTCTATAATCTCGCCTCTTACGCTCCGAATTTTAGAACCCCAGTGTTCGTAAACATCGGAAAAAATCGTCAGACTCCCAATCACCAGGCCGTAAATGATTATTTGGAGCTGGTCGATAAGTTTCGTCCTTGGGCCGATGCTTTTGTGGTCAATATATCCAGCCCCAACACTGCAGGCCTTCGCGAACTGCAGAAAAAAGAAAACTTGGGCGCTTTGCTAAAGCCGATCTTGGACCGAGTATCACACTTTGAACCAACACCAGTGTTGGTTAAGCTAAGCCCTGATATGGGTGAAGAGGGCCTTGCTGAAGCTGTCGCAAACTGCCAGGAAATTGGAGTGGATGGCTTCGTGTTAACAAACACGACCCTGATGAGACCAAATGGATGTCGTTTTCCTAATGAAGGCGGCCTTTCGGGGGCGCCATTAAAGAACCTGTCTCAACGCGCACTTCAAATTGCTGTTGAAACTTTAGGCAAAAAGCGTCAAGGAATGCTATTAGTAAGCGCCGGAGGGGTCTTAACTCCGGAAGATGTCTTTGAAAGATTGCAAATGGGCGCAGATCTTGTTCAAATTTACTCTGCACTTGTTTTTCATGGACCAAGCTTTTTCCATGATGTGGCAGCTAGAAGGAAAAATGTCGGAAGATAG
- the mutT gene encoding 8-oxo-dGTP diphosphatase MutT, translating into MSEDSVELKSRKPKIRKGHWIPVVAGFLRKDGKILVGQRPENNSLAGQWEFPGGKIESGETPEQALARELDEELGIEAEVGDLKLACTHSYGDVGILILFYEILYWKGEPRAKHHMMLEWIHPEELKHRNIPEANRKILNRIYKALGLEWPK; encoded by the coding sequence ATGTCGGAAGATAGTGTTGAGTTAAAATCAAGAAAACCAAAAATCCGTAAGGGTCATTGGATTCCCGTGGTTGCAGGCTTTCTGCGCAAAGACGGAAAGATCTTGGTCGGTCAACGCCCCGAAAACAACTCCTTAGCTGGGCAATGGGAATTTCCCGGTGGAAAAATCGAAAGTGGCGAGACACCTGAACAAGCTTTGGCTCGTGAACTTGACGAGGAGCTTGGTATTGAAGCTGAAGTCGGCGACCTAAAACTAGCGTGCACTCATTCTTATGGAGATGTAGGGATTCTCATATTATTTTATGAAATCCTATATTGGAAAGGCGAACCTCGCGCCAAACATCACATGATGCTTGAGTGGATACATCCGGAAGAACTTAAACACCGTAATATCCCTGAAGCCAATCGTAAGATTCTGAACAGAATCTACAAAGCCCTGGGACTTGAATGGCCAAAATAA
- a CDS encoding glycosyltransferase translates to MAKIILVSTKVQSTTWQLAQALRSQQHEVTVLTSYGDAPPETANGIEFMAYFKKWSILEGLKIIPGLFGMQPHILHLILDDDRMNAAQVILSTFAKSHPSCVLTTSLLHIRRGLKKSNPVRYLVEESDIITFPTVESLAQLRGLNVRSTKQGRGILPPALDFKNQQQQLGALDEDEVSLLTNIQDKEFFVLPFREGRFNPESDRFARLKMLARRHKLVLWGSYSHWSLRERKHFANWMEKNGCGDRWVVTGEISPHLSRILLEKSVAFVMAGQSFTPVEMTEYYMRAIQAKSTLILDSKQTSVHADLWKNTVNCWVLNADSLHKDLVKLLERTNLSLPEALSEDWAQSSHIVDSSMNELNRLYNRALASAR, encoded by the coding sequence ATGGCCAAAATAATTCTTGTTAGTACCAAAGTTCAAAGCACGACATGGCAGCTGGCTCAAGCATTGCGCTCCCAACAACATGAAGTGACAGTACTAACCAGTTATGGCGATGCCCCTCCAGAAACAGCCAACGGCATTGAATTCATGGCCTATTTTAAAAAGTGGTCCATCCTGGAAGGTTTAAAAATCATTCCGGGTCTTTTCGGAATGCAGCCTCATATTCTACATTTGATTTTAGATGACGATCGTATGAATGCCGCCCAGGTGATTTTGTCGACTTTCGCAAAATCCCACCCCAGCTGTGTACTGACGACATCCCTATTGCACATTAGACGTGGTCTTAAAAAATCCAATCCCGTTCGTTATCTGGTAGAGGAAAGTGACATCATCACTTTTCCGACGGTCGAATCATTGGCGCAATTGCGTGGCCTTAACGTCCGCTCGACAAAACAAGGTCGCGGTATTCTGCCACCGGCTTTAGATTTTAAAAACCAACAGCAACAATTGGGTGCTTTGGATGAAGACGAAGTTTCCTTGCTGACAAATATCCAAGACAAAGAATTTTTCGTCCTTCCGTTCCGTGAAGGCCGATTTAATCCTGAGTCCGATCGCTTTGCCCGTTTAAAAATGCTGGCTCGTCGCCACAAGCTTGTCTTGTGGGGCAGTTATTCGCATTGGTCCCTGCGCGAAAGAAAGCATTTCGCCAACTGGATGGAAAAAAATGGCTGCGGCGACCGCTGGGTCGTGACCGGTGAAATCTCTCCTCACCTATCTAGAATTCTGTTGGAAAAATCTGTCGCTTTCGTGATGGCGGGCCAGTCTTTTACGCCAGTGGAAATGACGGAGTACTATATGCGCGCGATCCAGGCCAAATCGACTTTGATCTTGGATTCCAAACAGACCAGCGTGCATGCAGATCTTTGGAAAAACACTGTAAATTGCTGGGTACTGAATGCCGACAGTTTACACAAAGACCTGGTTAAACTTTTAGAGCGTACAAATTTATCGTTACCCGAAGCCCTCTCTGAAGACTGGGCACAAAGCAGTCATATTGTTGATTCATCCATGAATGAATTAAACCGACTGTATAATCGGGCCTTGGCTTCTGCCAGATAG
- a CDS encoding glycosyltransferase family 4 protein produces the protein MWPIARGLAREGHKVTVISANSPLKKPEVTRDGVRVFYLNEGEKNLAHLRFQMAVRQKFMQLHRETPFHIVHSIDKSGYRIGNRKKDLNVAVAYDVEATQMSQLFAILAMKQETLPSILTTGLATAYKFLTTYYGGDRQLLSTADGIFVTNPQQKIILERYYLYPDFHTYTVPYGIDLGDLTPKEQSLELRNKLNLPENSHIAVTINDMTDAHEMLPLLQAFEKVAIKKPNSYLIVVGNGPKFKDVEYQVLNLALGNRVILAGAVPASELEDYIVLGDVFINMGSRSTGFEPSTLEAMAQKKVVMGSEVSPIANIIEDGRDGFLLRPADVDSISNLLVEIFSGTMPADEIGERARQRVMDLFDTGKMVQAVIDAYRKILLNTGMYKKQ, from the coding sequence TTGTGGCCTATTGCTCGCGGCCTGGCTCGCGAAGGTCACAAGGTCACGGTTATTTCCGCGAACTCCCCTTTAAAAAAACCTGAAGTGACTCGCGATGGTGTTCGCGTGTTTTATCTGAATGAGGGCGAAAAAAATCTTGCTCACTTGCGCTTTCAAATGGCGGTTCGTCAGAAGTTCATGCAGCTTCACCGCGAAACTCCGTTTCACATTGTGCACTCGATTGATAAATCAGGTTATCGCATCGGCAATCGCAAAAAAGATCTGAATGTGGCTGTCGCTTACGACGTTGAAGCCACTCAGATGTCTCAGTTGTTTGCGATCCTGGCGATGAAGCAGGAAACTCTGCCCAGCATTCTGACGACGGGCCTTGCAACCGCTTATAAATTTTTGACGACTTATTATGGTGGAGACCGCCAGCTTCTTTCCACGGCGGATGGTATCTTTGTGACCAATCCTCAACAGAAAATCATCCTAGAAAGATATTATCTGTATCCGGATTTTCACACCTATACAGTGCCGTACGGAATTGATCTGGGGGATTTAACTCCCAAAGAACAATCTCTGGAGCTGCGAAATAAATTAAACCTGCCAGAAAATTCCCATATCGCAGTCACTATCAATGACATGACCGATGCCCATGAAATGCTGCCGTTATTGCAGGCTTTTGAAAAAGTCGCGATAAAAAAACCGAACAGCTATTTGATCGTGGTCGGTAACGGACCTAAATTTAAAGACGTGGAATACCAGGTTTTGAACTTGGCTTTGGGTAACCGTGTGATTTTGGCTGGCGCAGTACCAGCTTCCGAACTGGAAGACTATATTGTTTTGGGCGATGTTTTCATTAATATGGGTTCGCGCAGTACGGGTTTTGAGCCGTCAACTTTGGAAGCCATGGCACAAAAGAAAGTCGTCATGGGTTCTGAAGTTTCCCCGATCGCCAACATCATCGAAGATGGCCGCGACGGGTTCTTACTGCGCCCTGCTGACGTAGATTCGATCTCAAACCTTTTGGTGGAGATCTTTTCAGGAACAATGCCCGCAGATGAGATCGGCGAAAGAGCGCGTCAGCGCGTCATGGACCTGTTCGATACGGGTAAAATGGTCCAGGCCGTCATTGATGCCTACCGTAAAATCCTTCTCAATACCGGAATGTATAAGAAGCAATGA
- a CDS encoding HU family DNA-binding protein, producing MTKADLINLISEKAGITRVKAETVVNTIFDSMVEALMRDDRIEIRGFGSFVNRQYGAYKGRNPRTGEIINVEEKKLPFFKVGKELKEDINGGKE from the coding sequence ATGACTAAAGCGGATTTGATTAATTTGATCTCTGAAAAAGCTGGTATCACTCGCGTGAAAGCAGAGACCGTTGTGAATACAATCTTCGATTCTATGGTTGAAGCGTTGATGCGTGATGACCGTATTGAGATCCGTGGTTTTGGTTCATTCGTGAATCGTCAATACGGTGCTTATAAAGGCCGCAATCCTCGCACAGGCGAAATCATCAACGTCGAAGAAAAGAAACTTCCATTCTTCAAAGTCGGTAAAGAACTTAAAGAAGACATCAACGGCGGCAAAGAGTAA
- the epmA gene encoding EF-P lysine aminoacylase EpmA codes for MDRNTFLNQHWTSYPAMPADAKAAGRIYQIVREAGELEITLIRDGKEQIVSFEKAPPQSEFLIEGDIVAAVSATELILLAPNKAALPNRTYNKDILEKWNRYVEEVRHFFRRKDFVEVKTPSLVVCPGTEPSLDVFLTELKVGSRKEKLYLPTSPELHLKKALALGAEKIFEIAPCFRNGEVTERHQPEFNMLEWYRAYDNLGTIKQDVIDLVQHLVKVLKFPAPRKILSYSVAELFKIHCGFDFTPETTKEELKALAQKLNVDVHSAESIDDFFFLIFMEKIESQLHGEDLIFVEKYPPYQAALARLTPDGWGDRFEAYWQGLELCNAFHELNDPQIQRQRSEEDLEKKQQSHKEMIALDPEFFQCLDAGLPPSGGVALGVERLFMALHGIRNISDISVFPK; via the coding sequence TTGGATAGAAATACTTTTTTAAATCAACATTGGACGTCTTATCCCGCGATGCCCGCTGATGCCAAGGCGGCAGGTCGTATTTATCAGATCGTGCGCGAAGCGGGTGAGCTGGAAATCACTTTGATTCGCGATGGAAAAGAACAGATCGTCTCTTTTGAAAAAGCTCCGCCGCAGTCGGAATTTCTGATCGAAGGTGACATTGTTGCTGCAGTTTCCGCGACGGAATTAATTCTGCTTGCTCCCAATAAAGCCGCTCTGCCAAATCGCACTTATAACAAAGACATTTTAGAAAAATGGAATCGTTATGTCGAAGAGGTTCGCCATTTCTTCCGTCGCAAAGATTTCGTCGAAGTAAAAACACCGTCGTTGGTGGTATGTCCTGGAACGGAGCCGTCCTTGGACGTGTTCTTGACAGAACTTAAAGTTGGTTCCCGCAAAGAAAAACTTTATTTGCCGACCAGCCCGGAACTGCATCTGAAAAAAGCTCTCGCATTGGGCGCTGAAAAGATTTTTGAAATCGCCCCCTGTTTTCGTAACGGTGAAGTGACGGAACGTCATCAACCGGAATTCAATATGTTGGAGTGGTATCGCGCCTACGACAACTTAGGAACGATCAAGCAAGACGTGATTGATTTGGTTCAGCACCTGGTGAAGGTCTTAAAGTTCCCAGCTCCTCGCAAGATTCTGAGCTATTCGGTCGCGGAGCTTTTTAAAATCCATTGCGGATTTGATTTCACACCGGAAACTACAAAAGAAGAATTAAAAGCACTCGCCCAAAAACTAAACGTGGATGTCCACAGTGCCGAAAGCATCGACGACTTTTTCTTCCTCATTTTTATGGAAAAAATCGAATCCCAATTGCACGGCGAAGACCTGATTTTTGTCGAAAAGTATCCACCTTACCAAGCGGCTCTTGCTCGACTGACGCCTGATGGTTGGGGCGATAGATTCGAAGCCTACTGGCAGGGCCTTGAACTTTGCAACGCGTTCCACGAACTGAACGATCCGCAAATTCAAAGACAGCGTTCTGAAGAAGACCTGGAAAAGAAACAGCAATCTCATAAGGAAATGATCGCTTTGGATCCAGAATTTTTCCAATGCCTGGATGCAGGTTTGCCGCCCAGTGGGGGGGTTGCTTTGGGAGTTGAACGTCTGTTCATGGCCCTGCACGGAATCAGAAATATCTCAGATATTTCCGTTTTTCCAAAGTAG
- a CDS encoding TIGR02147 family protein yields MKTIFDYKSYKTFLVEICSSERGLLTRLAEAGECQKSYLSACLNGKNHLTLDQVFGMSEYLGMTDTEQEYLFLLVEKEKANTPKLRKKLEDKIRDLSREAYRLKNQQREGHVISDVDSGVGTYYSNWMLTAIHTLSSITKFQTAEQIGKRLGLSVAVVQHFLNQLEGLEFVTKEGGRYKWGSGNIHLSDDSSWVSNHHLNWRLRSIENTQKNDRMAIHYTAIQSISENDFELLKKKIANFIKEFNKVSDPSDPEEAFCFSLDFFKV; encoded by the coding sequence ATGAAGACCATATTCGACTATAAATCCTATAAAACTTTCCTGGTGGAGATCTGCAGCTCTGAGCGTGGCTTGCTCACAAGGCTTGCCGAAGCTGGAGAGTGCCAGAAGTCTTACCTGTCGGCGTGTTTGAATGGAAAGAATCATCTGACGCTGGATCAGGTGTTTGGGATGTCAGAATATTTGGGGATGACCGATACCGAGCAGGAGTATTTATTTCTGCTTGTTGAAAAAGAAAAAGCCAATACGCCAAAGCTTCGTAAAAAACTGGAAGATAAAATTCGTGATCTTTCCAGGGAAGCTTACAGGTTGAAAAATCAACAGCGTGAAGGTCATGTCATTTCTGATGTCGATTCGGGAGTTGGAACTTATTATTCGAATTGGATGCTGACGGCCATCCACACCTTAAGTTCCATCACAAAGTTTCAAACCGCAGAACAAATTGGTAAGCGTTTGGGATTGTCGGTGGCGGTTGTTCAGCATTTTTTGAATCAGTTGGAAGGTCTTGAGTTCGTCACAAAAGAGGGCGGTCGATACAAGTGGGGTTCAGGGAATATTCATCTCTCTGATGATAGCTCTTGGGTTTCGAATCACCATTTAAACTGGCGTCTGCGGTCTATTGAAAATACGCAAAAGAATGACAGAATGGCGATTCACTATACGGCGATCCAATCCATATCAGAAAATGACTTTGAGCTTTTGAAAAAGAAGATTGCTAATTTCATTAAGGAATTTAACAAGGTCTCGGACCCTTCTGATCCTGAAGAAGCTTTCTGTTTTAGCTTGGATTTCTTTAAGGTCTAA
- a CDS encoding HigA family addiction module antitoxin: MIEMKRQPTTPGEILNEEFLKPLNLTQRAFAEHIGVEVKTINRIVNGRQGLTPEIALRFAAALEVSVEFWLDLQKAQDLWRLKNSKIKLPKPLKAS, from the coding sequence ATGATTGAGATGAAACGACAACCGACGACTCCCGGGGAAATTTTGAATGAGGAGTTTTTGAAGCCTTTGAATCTGACTCAAAGGGCTTTCGCAGAGCACATTGGTGTAGAAGTTAAAACTATCAATCGCATTGTGAATGGTCGCCAGGGGTTGACTCCGGAAATTGCTCTCAGATTTGCTGCGGCCCTCGAGGTTTCTGTGGAATTTTGGTTGGATTTGCAGAAGGCTCAGGATCTGTGGCGCCTAAAAAATAGTAAAATTAAGCTGCCAAAACCATTAAAAGCCAGCTGA
- a CDS encoding TldD/PmbA family protein produces the protein MLDLHKTLNSLKGSVEWAQLRLVSEKTTWRVIRNEQFETSDISFDNGLMVEVLVNGHFGYAGTSDLTAEGVKRAFDKATLMARQASSFKVHDFSVLQRPVAQGKYSSPVVRPMDSYSAKEITDLFIDATRAMKVSDKIINRIAMAMIVESEFSVVSTHGSDVHQKFSIVSTDFNATAADAGEVQQRSQSGGLARCNQIGAEVFDRAAILDSAKIIATEALELLTAENCPSETLDLLIAPDQMTLQVHESIGHPLEYDRILGDERNYAGWSFVKPEDFGKLQYGSKLMNVTFDPTVPDAMASYAFDDAGVKATKEYLIKDGVLLRGLGSLESQARLSLPGVANSRSSSWNRAPIDRMANINLEPGTSKLSDMIASVERGVFMHANKSWSIDDYRNKFQFGCEYAQMIENGKITKTLKNPNYRGTTVKYWNSLKAVSENRETYGSPFCGKGEPNQVIRVGHTTPYCLFSGIEVFGA, from the coding sequence ATGCTCGACTTACATAAGACGCTGAATAGCCTGAAGGGGTCCGTTGAATGGGCTCAATTGAGATTGGTTAGTGAGAAGACTACTTGGCGTGTAATTCGTAATGAGCAATTCGAAACCAGTGACATTAGCTTTGATAATGGGTTGATGGTTGAGGTTCTTGTTAATGGTCATTTTGGTTATGCCGGAACCAGCGATCTAACGGCTGAGGGTGTGAAACGTGCTTTTGACAAAGCGACGTTGATGGCTCGTCAGGCATCTTCTTTTAAGGTTCATGACTTTTCTGTTTTGCAAAGACCGGTGGCTCAGGGCAAATATTCTTCTCCGGTTGTTCGTCCGATGGATTCTTACTCCGCGAAAGAGATCACAGATCTTTTCATCGATGCGACTCGTGCAATGAAAGTTTCTGATAAAATTATAAACCGTATAGCGATGGCGATGATTGTTGAATCAGAATTCTCTGTCGTCAGTACTCACGGTTCTGATGTTCATCAAAAGTTTTCTATCGTTAGTACAGACTTCAATGCGACGGCGGCTGATGCTGGTGAAGTCCAACAGCGCTCTCAAAGTGGTGGCTTGGCTCGATGCAATCAGATTGGTGCGGAAGTTTTTGATCGTGCAGCGATCTTAGACAGCGCCAAAATCATAGCAACTGAAGCTTTGGAATTGTTGACCGCCGAAAACTGTCCTTCAGAAACTTTGGATTTGCTAATTGCACCAGATCAAATGACTTTGCAAGTGCATGAGTCTATCGGGCACCCGCTGGAATACGATCGTATCTTGGGTGATGAAAGAAACTATGCGGGTTGGAGTTTTGTGAAGCCTGAAGATTTCGGGAAACTTCAATACGGTTCAAAGTTAATGAACGTGACTTTCGATCCGACGGTTCCAGATGCGATGGCTTCTTATGCTTTCGATGATGCTGGCGTTAAGGCGACAAAAGAATATTTGATCAAAGATGGCGTTTTGCTTCGTGGCCTAGGCAGCCTTGAATCTCAAGCACGCTTAAGCCTTCCAGGTGTTGCGAACTCTCGTTCATCCAGCTGGAATCGCGCTCCCATTGACCGTATGGCCAATATCAACCTAGAGCCCGGCACATCTAAGCTTTCAGATATGATCGCTTCTGTTGAGCGCGGTGTTTTCATGCATGCCAATAAATCCTGGTCGATCGATGACTACCGTAACAAGTTCCAATTCGGTTGCGAATACGCGCAAATGATTGAAAACGGCAAGATTACTAAAACTTTGAAAAATCCAAACTATCGCGGAACGACTGTGAAGTACTGGAACTCTTTGAAAGCCGTCAGCGAGAACCGTGAAACCTACGGCTCCCCATTCTGTGGCAAAGGTGAACCTAACCAAGTGATCCGCGTCGGTCACACAACTCCTTACTGCTTGTTCAGTGGTATCGAAGTGTTCGGAGCGTAA
- a CDS encoding TldD/PmbA family protein, with the protein MNFIETTQKTFNAIADQIFARLQSGEEANINLNAEDSVFVRINNNKVRQNTHVEQRTISLQFQKNQRTARITFEITGVADLDKARALEILEMARKECDLLPEDPKQVPMRNNGTSSNYIKGSLLSHEEMFEKLIAPATGSDLAGIYCAGPRVSASRNSAGQNHFFATDSFFIDYSLYMGEKAVKGTYAGTQWNQNEYAANLAQNKNQLKLMDRPKKVLPPGPYKVYLAPAAVAEMASMFSWSAMSYSAYKQGSSPLQKLADKEKSFSPLFSMRENFSTGLTPPFNSLGEVSPEKVELINQGQLKTFLISSGTAKEYGVEGNLASPSEGPRALEIMPGTLPKENILKELGTGVYLSNLHYLNWSDRPSARITGMTRYACFWVENGEIVAPIADMRWDESLFDCLGENLLAVTNFQEIDPSVDTYNSRAWGGKKLPGLLIKDFKFTL; encoded by the coding sequence ATGAACTTTATCGAAACAACGCAAAAAACATTTAATGCCATTGCTGACCAAATCTTTGCCAGACTTCAATCTGGCGAAGAAGCGAATATTAATTTGAATGCCGAAGACTCGGTCTTTGTTCGTATCAATAACAACAAAGTTCGTCAGAACACGCATGTTGAACAACGCACGATCAGCCTGCAATTTCAAAAAAATCAGCGCACAGCCCGCATCACTTTTGAAATTACGGGGGTTGCAGACCTCGACAAGGCTCGCGCTTTGGAAATTCTTGAGATGGCTCGCAAAGAGTGTGATTTGTTACCGGAAGATCCCAAGCAAGTTCCGATGCGCAACAACGGCACCAGCAGCAACTATATCAAAGGCAGTCTGCTGTCTCACGAAGAGATGTTTGAAAAACTGATTGCACCAGCAACAGGTTCTGACTTGGCAGGTATTTACTGCGCAGGTCCTCGCGTTTCTGCCAGCCGCAACTCTGCAGGACAAAACCATTTCTTTGCGACGGATTCATTCTTTATCGATTACTCTTTGTACATGGGCGAAAAGGCTGTGAAAGGCACTTACGCTGGGACTCAGTGGAATCAAAATGAATACGCAGCGAACCTGGCACAAAATAAAAATCAGCTGAAGCTGATGGATCGTCCTAAAAAAGTTTTGCCTCCAGGGCCTTACAAAGTTTATTTAGCTCCCGCTGCAGTCGCAGAAATGGCGTCCATGTTCTCATGGAGCGCGATGAGCTATAGCGCTTACAAGCAAGGCAGCAGCCCATTGCAAAAACTGGCGGATAAAGAAAAATCATTCTCGCCGCTTTTCTCGATGCGCGAAAATTTCTCGACGGGACTTACTCCCCCATTCAATTCCTTGGGTGAAGTTTCCCCAGAGAAAGTGGAATTGATCAATCAAGGTCAGCTTAAGACTTTCTTGATTTCTTCAGGCACAGCCAAAGAGTACGGCGTTGAAGGAAACTTGGCCAGCCCAAGTGAAGGGCCTCGCGCTCTGGAAATTATGCCAGGAACTTTGCCTAAGGAAAATATTTTGAAGGAATTGGGAACTGGCGTTTACCTTTCCAATCTTCACTACTTGAATTGGTCGGACCGTCCCAGCGCGCGCATCACGGGCATGACTCGTTATGCTTGTTTCTGGGTTGAGAACGGCGAAATCGTCGCGCCGATCGCAGATATGCGTTGGGATGAGAGCTTGTTTGATTGTCTGGGTGAAAACCTTTTGGCAGTGACGAACTTCCAGGAGATTGATCCTTCGGTCGACACTTACAACTCTCGCGCCTGGGGTGGAAAAAAACTGCCGGGACTTTTGATCAAAGATTTTAAATTTACTCTTTAG
- a CDS encoding DUF4286 family protein has product MVTYIVQTTVQYEVYNEYVEWLKNDYIPQALKIPGFISADLCLRKGGAMESSAKELRIVFKVESEDSIKSYISDHAMPLREKATEKFPGRFSNNREIWLDTINFVSK; this is encoded by the coding sequence ATGGTTACCTATATCGTGCAAACAACAGTTCAATACGAAGTCTACAATGAGTACGTAGAATGGTTGAAAAATGACTACATTCCTCAAGCCCTGAAAATCCCTGGATTTATCAGCGCTGATCTTTGCCTTCGCAAAGGCGGAGCGATGGAGTCTTCTGCCAAAGAACTTCGTATCGTGTTCAAAGTCGAGAGTGAAGACTCTATTAAATCCTATATTTCGGATCACGCAATGCCACTACGTGAAAAAGCGACTGAAAAATTCCCAGGCAGATTCTCTAACAATCGCGAAATTTGGCTAGATACCATTAATTTTGTGTCAAAATAA
- a CDS encoding actin-binding protein, protein MSSASFQKLLNNLSKNKNVQSLLENFQTLSDEIKKREGDLKGKFDKSKEQKIEQAWQKYQEIVKVLSASEEKLEKEVTTTIAKIKKSADALEKNIQVAKKKAIVQKTKLEKALFKKTMTAKKGAAKTAKKAAAKRPVKAAKKAVRKATKKATRK, encoded by the coding sequence ATGTCATCTGCATCATTTCAGAAACTTTTGAATAACCTCTCAAAGAACAAGAACGTACAAAGCCTTCTTGAGAACTTCCAAACTTTGAGCGACGAAATCAAAAAACGCGAAGGCGACCTTAAAGGTAAATTCGATAAATCCAAAGAACAGAAGATCGAGCAAGCTTGGCAAAAATACCAAGAGATCGTAAAAGTTTTGAGCGCCTCTGAAGAGAAGCTTGAAAAAGAAGTTACGACGACAATTGCGAAAATCAAAAAATCTGCGGACGCTCTAGAAAAGAACATCCAAGTCGCTAAGAAAAAAGCGATCGTTCAAAAAACGAAATTGGAAAAAGCATTGTTCAAAAAAACAATGACTGCGAAAAAAGGCGCTGCAAAAACTGCTAAGAAAGCTGCTGCAAAACGCCCCGTAAAAGCTGCTAAAAAGGCAGTTCGCAAGGCTACAAAAAAGGCTACTCGCAAGTAA